The Megalobrama amblycephala isolate DHTTF-2021 linkage group LG20, ASM1881202v1, whole genome shotgun sequence genome includes a window with the following:
- the chrm3b gene encoding muscarinic acetylcholine receptor M3, with translation MNLTLSAEPGIFLTNSSPGMRAYLVTAFVPHDVQTDRPANDSLLANLTGSHNGTSPVTYDPLGGHTVWQVVMIVFLCGSLSLVTIIGNILVLVSFKVNKQLKTVNNYYLLSLAFADLIIGVLSMNLYTTYIIMNQWALGNWACDLWLAIDYVASNASVMNLLVISFDRYFSVTRPLTYRAKRTTKRAMTMIGLAWSISFILWAPAILFWQYFVGKRTVESDACYIQFLTEPITTFCTAIAAFYLPVTIMTVLYWRIYKETENRSKELAGLKGSGNQGNPEEPGSSRSHSSYELHPSSQRNSGKTKAGRLWFWPSSRTSGSGDTDRSSSDSWNNNETAVSIDQSDDDEEEDVEDARPIYSVALEGRGDSDSLQPTDAEARPSRKGCSSAPKDQPNANISHKDAKRFICKTKTQVNKRKKMSLVKEKKAAQTLSAILLAFIITWTPYNIMVLLNVFCYECIPRTLWALGYWLCYVNSTVNPMCYALCNKTFRTTFRSILLCQWRQKKPNKPQIQQRQPAATYRKQSPD, from the coding sequence ATGAACCTGACGCTGAGCGCCGAGCCTGGAATATTCCTGACCAACAGCTCCCCGGGGATGCGGGCCTATCTCGTCACAGCTTTCGTACCACATGACGTCCAGACCGATCGGCCTGCCAACGATTCGCTCCTGGCCAACTTGACCGGCAGCCACAATGGCACGTCGCCAGTGACGTACGACCCGCTCGGCGGCCACACCGTCTGGCAGGTCGTGATGATCGTGTTCTTGTGTGGCTCGCTTTCCTTAGTCACCATCATCGGGAACATCCTGGtcctggtgtcgtttaaagtcAACAAGCAGTTGAAGACGGTGAACAACTATTACTTGCTCAGCCTGGCATTCGCCGACCTCATTATCGGTGTGCTTTCGATGAACCTCTACACCACTTACATCATCATGAACCAATGGGCTCTTGGGAACTGGGCATGTGACTTGTGGTTGGCCATTGATTATGTGGCCAGCAACGCGTCCGTCATGAACCTTCTGGTCATCAGCTTCGACAGGTACTTCTCCGTCACGCGCCCCCTGACGTACCGAGCCAAACGGACCACCAAACGAGCCATGACCATGATTGGACTCGCCTGGTCCATTTCGTTCATCCTATGGGCGCCGGCCATCCTCTTCTGGCAGTATTTCGTGGGAAAGCGGACGGTCGAGTCGGACGCATGCTACATCCAGTTCCTCACGGAGCCGATCACTACGTTTTGTACGGCTATTGCCGCGTTCTACCTGCCCGTCACCATCATGACCGTCCTCTACTGGCGGATCTACAAGGAGACAGAGAACCGTTCCAAGGAGCTGGCTGGGTTGAAGGGTTCAGGAAACCAAGGGAATCCGGAAGAACCGGGAAGCTCACGCAGTCATAGCAGTTACGAGCTGCATCCATCCAGCCAGAGAAATTCTGGGAAAACGAAAGCGGGGCGTTTGTGGTTCTGGCCGTCGAGTCGAACATCCGGCAGCGGCGACACGGACCGCAGCAGCAGCGACAGCTGGAATAACAATGAGACGGCTGTGTCTATCGACCAATCGGACGATGACGAAGAAGAGGACGTTGAAGACGCCCGTCCCATCTACTCGGTCGCGCTCGAAGGACGCGGAGACTCCGATAGCCTCCAACCGACGGACGCAGAGGCAAGACCATCCAGAAAGGGATGTTCCTCAGCGCCGAAAGACCAACCCAACGCCAACATCTCTCACAAAGACGCCAAACGCTTCATCTGCAAGACCAAAACACAAGTCAACAAGCGCAAAAAGATGTCTCTGGTGAAAGAGAAGAAGGCGGCGCAGACGCTGAGCGCCATTCTCCTGGCCTTCATCATCACCTGGACGCCGTATAACATCATGGTCCTGCTGAACGTGTTCTGCTACGAGTGCATCCCCAGGACGCTATGGGCATTGGGTTACTGGCTGTGTTACGTCAACAGCACGGTCAATCCCATGTGTTACGCTCTCTGCAACAAAACCTTCCGCACCACCTTCAGATCCATTCTGCTGTGTCAGTGGCGTCAGAAGAAACCCAACAAACCGCAGATCCAGCAGAGACAGCCGGCGGCGACCTACCGGAAACAAAGTCCGGATTGA